The genomic DNA CCAAGGTGCGGTCGCGAATCGACGTGGGAACGCATTCGCGACCGCAACGGCACCGACCGGACACGCGCCATGGACACCAGATCGACCGGGACGAGTGGCACGCGCGGGTCCGCGCCGGCGGGCGACGCCGCCATCGCGGTCGACCGGCTCACCAAGCGCTATGGCGAGGTCACCGCCGTCGACGGCATCTCGCTGACCATCGCGCCCGGCTCGGTGACCGGCCTGCTCGGCGGCAACGGCGCCGGCAAGACCACCACCATCGCCATGCTGATGGGCCTGGTGCTGCCGACCTCCGGCACGGTGCGGGTGCTCGGCGTCGACATGCTGCGTGCCCGCCACCGGGTGCTGCACAGGATCAATTTCCAGAGCCCATATGTCGACATGCCGATGCGGCTGACGGTGCGCCAGAACCTGACCGTGTTCGGCCGGCTCTACGGGCTCGATCGCCTGCGCGACCGGATCGCCGCGCTCGCCGAGGACCTGGATCTTTCGCACCTGCTGGACCGGCCGTGCGGGCGCCTGTCGGCGGGCCAGAAGACGCGGGTCAGCCTCGCCAAGGCGCTGATAAACAAGCCGGAACTACTGCTCCTCGACGAGCCGACGGCTTCGCTCGATCCCGATACCGCCGACTGGGTGCGCGGCCATCTGGAGGGCTACCGCAAGCGCCGCGGCGCCACCATTCTGCTGGCCTCGCACAACATGCCGGAGGTCGAGCGCATGTGCGGCCGGGTGCTGATGATGAAGGCCGGCCGCATCGTCGACGACGGCGCCCCCGACGCGCTGGTCGCCCGCTACGGCCGCGCGACGCTGGAGGATGTCTTCCTCGACGTCGCCCGCGGCACCGGGCTGGCGGCACAATGACCTGGAACCGGAACGTCCCGGGCACGGCCAAACGGTAGAGAAGACATCATGGACGCGTCCACCCGCCCGGATTTCGCCGCCCCGCCCTACCGGTCCGTCTCGCCGGCGCGCACCGGTGCCATGGTGCTGCGCTACCTCTACCTGCTGAAAGGCTCGTGGCCGCGGGTCGTCGACCTGGTCTACTGGCCGACCGTGCAGATGCTGATGTGGGGCTTCCTGCAGCTCTATCTGTCTGACAAGTCGGGCTATTTCGCCCAGATCGGCGGCACCTTCATCGGCGCCATCCTGCTCTGGGACATCCTGTTCCGAAGCCAACTCGGCTTCTCCATCTCGTTCATGGAGGAGATGTGGTCGCGCAACATGGGCCATCTGATGGTGACGCCGCTGAGGCCGTCCGAGTTCGCCGCCGCGCTGATGGCCATGAGCGTGATCCGGCTGGCGATCGGCCTCGTCCCGGTGTCGATCATGGCGGTCGCCTTCTTCGGCTTCAATCTGTGGGGACTCGGGCTCGCCCTGGTGGCGTTCTTCGTCAACCTGTTCCTGACGAGCTGGGCCATTGGGCTTGCGGTATCGGGCCTGATCCTGCGCTACGGCCTGGGCGCGGAGGGGCTCGCCTGGTCGGCGACCTTCCTGCTCCTGCCGCTCACCGCCGTCTACTATCCGGTCAGCGTGCTGCCGGAATGGCTGCAATGGATATCGCTAGCGCTCGCGCCGACCTATGTGTTCGAGGGCATGCGGGCGCTGATGATCGACCACACCTTCCATGCCGGGATGATGGTCAAGGCGCTGGCGCTCAATCTGCTTTATTTCGGGCTCGGCTTCTTCGCGTTCCTGCGCCTGTTCGATGCGGGAAGACGCGCGGGCTCGATCCTGCAGCTCGGCGAGTGAGCCCGGGGAGTGAGGACGCACCGGCAAGACCCGGCCGCGGGCGCTTCCGCGCGGGCCGCGCCGGAGCGGCGTTAACGTTTCGTTAGGGTTAACTGATCGTAAACACCACCAATGGCATACTTGCTATTCGCACCATCAAGGTCTAGCGTTTCGCACTGCACCTAAGAAATGGCATCAAAATAATGCGGGTGCGAAACGGGGCGAAACGCGGATCTATGATCGGGAGATCCGAACAGGTATGTCGTATTACCAATGGTATGAACTGACGCACGCCGCGCTGTCGCCGGCACGCGCCGTAGCAGACGCCACCCGGCTCTACTACAAGAATCCGCTCAATCCCCTGACCCACACCAGCATGGGTCGCGGCGTCGCCGCCATGATGGAGATGTTCGAGCGCGTCACCCGCCGCTACGGCAAGCCCGAATTCGGCATCGGAACGACGCTGATGGGCGGCATGCGCGTGCCCGTGCGCGAGGATATCGTCTGGGAACGGCCGTTTTGCCGGCTGATCCGCTTCACCAAGGCACTGCCGAGTGGCAAGGACCCCGGGCCGAAGCTTCTGATGGTCGCGCCGATGTCCGGCCACTACGCGACGCTGTTGCGCGGCACGGTCGAGGCGATGCTGCCCGACCATGACGTCTACATCACCGACTGGATCGACGCGCGCATGGTGCCGATGGCCCAGGGCACCTTCGATCTCGACGACTACATCGACTACGTCCAGAACATGCTGCACGTGCTTGGCGGCGACACCCACGTGATGGCCGTGTGCCAGCCGTCGGTGCCGGTGCTGGCGGCGGTGGCGCTGATGGAGACGCGCAACGACCCCTACGCGCCGCTGACCATGACGCTGATGGGCGGCCCGATCGATACCCGCGTCAATCCGACCGCGGTGAACCGGCTCGCCGAGGAACGCGACCTCGAGTGGTTCCGGCGCAACGTCATCATGAAGGTGCCGTTCCCGCATCCCGGCGTGATGCGCGACGTCTATCCCGGCTTCCTGCAGCTCGGCGGCTTCATGAGCATGAATCTCGACCGCCACGTCGCCGCCCATCACGAGCTGTTCACCCACCTGATCGAGGGCGACGGCGATTCGGCTGAAAAACACCGCGATTTCTACGACGAATACCTGGCGGTGATGGATCTGACCGCGGAATTCTACCTGCAGACCGTCGATACCGTGTTCATCGAGCACTCGCTGCCGAAGGGCGAGATGGTCCATCGCGGTAATCCGGTCGACACCACCGCGATCCGGAATACCGCGCTGATGACGGTCGAGGGCGAGAAGGACGACATTTCCGGCCTCGGCCAGACCGAGGCCGCACACAGGCTGTGCCCGTCAATCCCGGACGAGAAGCGCGTGCACTACGTGCAGCCGAAGGTCGGCCATTACGGCGTCTTCAACGGCTCGCGGTTCCGCGCCGAGATCGCGCCGCGCATCGCCGACTTCATCCGCTCCAACAACGGCATCGTCGTCAAGCGGGCGCCCGCGCCGAAGAAGATCGCGACGGCGAAATCCCGCGGCAACGGCAACGGCAAGGCCCGAACCGCCCAATAGCGGTTCCACGGCCGGGCTCCGGTCGTAACAGACAAAAATAAGCCAAGTAATATCAATTGTTTGCCGGTTTTTCAGGCGGTCCGATCTTGAATCGGACCGCCGACCTTCCCACGTCGAAAAGGCACTTGGGATACTGAATTCCAACGCCTCTGGAGGGTCACGTGAAAAACTTTCCGATCCGACCGGCCTGGTCGCCGCTCACCATTGCGCTGATGGTCATCGGTTTCATCGTCTGGTGGCCCCTCGGGCTCGCCATGCTCGCCTGGATCATCTGGGGCGACCGGATGATCGCCTGGTGGGACGAAAGCCAGCACCGCATGACGGTGCGCGGCTCGACCGGCAACGAGGCCTTCGAGGAGTATCGCCGCGCCGAGCTGGACCGGCTCGAGGCCGAACGCCAGCGCATCGAGAAGGAAGCCGTGGACTTCCAGGAATTCATGCGCGACCTTCGCAAGGCGCGCGACCGCGAGGAATTCGACCGGTTCATGGCCGAACGCCGCGGCGCGGCCAAGAGCGGCGCGCCCAAGAAGGGCAAGCGGTCCGACTCGGCTCCCGACGCCGCCGGCGCGATGGCCTGAGCGAAACATCCCGTCCGACGGCCCGGCCGACGACCGGGATCTTCCACCGGAGGCCGGCGGCCCTGACGGGGCGCCGGCCTTGTTGCTTTCTTGCACCGAAACGACGACCCGCCTAACCCGGCAGCCGCTCGCGCGCGGCGGCCCCCGCGGTGGTCGTCGCCGCGAATCAGGGGCGAATCACCGGTGGATCGGCGGATCGGACACGGGCGGCGCGGCCGCCTTAAGTCTTAACAAATCCTTTCAATAGGTGACCGGAACTCCCTGTTTTCACGGCGATACCTCCGGCGTACCGAATTGGCGCTCAGCCGGCGTCGATTTCATCGGGACTTCCGCCGGACCGGACGCTATATGAAATGGGTGGTCATCGGCGTCGGTCATGCCTCAACGTCCTCGTATCATCGATCCCGTAGAGAGTTTCGACATCGTCATCGACGGGCAGGCGGTCCGCATCGCGATTCGTCGCTCGACGCGGGCGCGGCGCTACACGCTGAGGCTGTCGCACGCCACCGGCGAGCCGCTTCTGGTGATTCCGCCGCGCGGAAGCCTGCAGAGAGGCCTGGACTTCGCCCGGTCCCAGACCGATTGGTTGCGAGAGCGGCTGAAACGCATGCCCGGCCTTGTTCTCTTCGAGGATGGAGCGGAGATCCCCTTTCGCGGAAAACCGCACGTTTTGCGTCATACCGGGGCCTTGCGTGGCCTCGTGCAGGCGCAGGGGCGCGACGCGGAGACGGGGCTGACGGCGATTCGGGTGCCCGGCGAGATCGCGCATTTCCCCCGCCGCGTCACCGACTGGCTGAAGAAGGAGGCGCGCGCCGACCTGGAGCCGGCGGTGTTTGCCCATGCCGCGCGGCTGCGGGTGAAGCCCAAGCGCATCGCCATCCGCGACCAGAGCTCGCGCTGGGGCTCGTGCTCGGCCAACGGCACGCTGTCGTTTTCCTGGCGGCTGATCCTTGCGCCGCCGCTGGTGCTTGACTATCTGGCGGCGCACGAGGTCACCCATCTCGTCGAAATGAACCATTCGCCGCGATTCTGGCGAACGCTGGAACGCATCGCGCCGGAAACGCCCAAGGCGGAGGCCTGGCTGAAGGCCCACGGGGCGACCCTGTTTCGCTACGGGACGCGGTAATTTCGCCACGACGGCGCGCGGCTATTGCGTTCGGGTGGGGATTGTCTTAAACGACCTCGGCGCGGCGCGAACCCTTTGGGGCCATAGCTCAGTTGGGAGAGCGCTTGAATGGCATTCAAGAGGTCGGGGGTTCGACTCCCCCTGGCTCCACCATCCAACCCCTCAGATTGTTGGATGCCCCCCTTCCGCCGCGCCCTTTCTTTTCCTTCGCCTTCTTCCGGTAACGCGCCCCGTCACGGGTGACGCGCCTCAGGCGGCGTGGCCGAGCACGGCGCGGGCGAACTCGGGATAGGGCCCGGCGATGTCGCGGGCGACGGTGCCGCGGATAAGCGCCAGCGTTTCCCTGTGGGGCAGCGGGGTTTGCGCCAGGTCGGCGGCCGCGTCGAAATCGAAGCCGGTGTTGTCGCGGACCTCTTCCAGCGTATGGCCGGGATGGACGCTTTCCAGCGTGAACCGGCCCGCCGCGCGGTCGAAGCGCATGACGCACAGGTTCGTCACCAGCGCGTGGGGGCCGCCGGGACGGTGCACGTTGGCGGGGCTGACCCCCGGCGCGCTGATGAAATCGACCTTGGGCACGAACACCCGGCGGCTGTGCTCGGCGCGGAACAGGATGACGCGCGGTACCATGAAATAGAGATAGGCCGAGCCGAAGGCGCCGGACCAGCGCACGTCGAGTTCGGGATAGGCGCCGATGCCGGTCAGGTTGACGTTGGCCTGCCCGTCGATCTGGCCGCCGCTCAGGAAAAACGCGTCGATTCGGCCCTGGCCGGCACTGTCGAACAGGTCGACGCCGCCGTCGGTGCGGAAATCGGGGTGGGTGGAGCCGATGATCGAGACGCGGGCGCCGGCTCTCGCGCGGGTCAGAAGCGCCGCCGAGCCGGGGATCGGCGACAAGACGCCGACGGCGATGTGGCCGCAGCCCTGAAGCTTGCGGGCGATCGCCGCGATCATGATCTCCTCGATCAGGATATCGCCCAATTGCGCCGCCACGGCTATTCGGCCGCCACGGTTTCGCCGAACACGACCTCGCGCAGGTAGGTGGCCATGCCCTCGGGCGTGCGGGTGCGGTCGGCATAGGCGCGCCGGTGGCCGGTGTCGGCGGCGTAGCGGCCCGGCAGGTCCATCGGCCAGGCGCCGTTGGGCGCCGGCGCCAGGGCGGCGACGGAATGCCCGGGAATGAGCGCGGGCGCGCGCGTCTCGTCCAGCGCGAGGTTGTCGTCGACGATCTCCTCGGCGGTTGCCAGCGTCAGGACGGAGGCGTGCGCCAGGATCTTCAGCTCGTGCGCGCGCGAGATCCACAGATTGCCGAAGCGGTCGGCGAGCGGCACGTGCATCACCGCCACGTCCGGCCGGATGGCGGGGATCGCCACGATCGGGTCGTCGTCGGCGAAGGGATTGCCGATCACCTTGTAGTCGGGCCGGACGCCCAGCAGGTCGGAGCCGATCAGGCCGCGGATCGGCATGAACGGAATGCCCTTCTCGGCCGCCTGCAGGCCGGTATAGACGGCGGGACAGGTGGAATCGCGGATTTCGATCGCGCCGGCCTTCACCGCGCGGACGAACGCGTGCGCCGGGCCGAACTCGCCGAGCGACACCCCGGCTGTCTCGATTACCGAGACGCACCCGGCGCCGATCAGCATGTCGGCGAACTCGCCCGACGTAGGCACGGTGACGAGATGCAGGCCCCGGGCGTCGCGACGAACGAGCGCGCGGGCGATCTCCATCGGGATGCCGCTATCCTTGAAGACGGCGATCTTGGCCCCGTCCGGGACGAGCCGGACCAGCGCATCGGCCGAAGTCAGGATCTGCGTCATGGGCTTCCCAGAACTCCCCGCGGGCGTCCCCCGGACTTTCCCGGACGTCCCGGGGGCGGGGCGGCAACCGCTTGCGGCGAAGGATAGCAACCCGCGCGGCGGCCGGGCAAACGCCGAATGTCGCACCACCTTTGCGCCGCCGCAGTCCGTGCTTAATCTAGGTCAATGCAGCGGCGAAACGGCCGCTGCGACGATAGTCCGGTGTATCAACGAATCGAAGTGAGGCGTCGCAATGGAAACTCCCGTCGAAATCGCTTTCCGCAACATGGACCCCTCGGAATTCGTCGAAAAGCGCGTGCGTGAGCGGGTTGGCAGACTGGAGCAGTTCTACGACCGCATCACCAGTTGCCACGTGCAGATCGAGGCGCCGCACAAGCACCACACCAAGGGCAACCTCTACGAGATCCGCATCGAGGTGCGGGTGCCCGGCACCGAGCTCACCGTCAACAACAAGCCCGGCAACGTGCATGCGCACGAGGACATCTATGTGGCGATCCGCGACGCCTTCGACGCGATGGAGCGCCAGCTCAAGAAGTGGAAGCAGAAGGCCAACGCCGACGTGAAGGTGCACGACGCGCCGCTGGCCGGCCGGATCGAGGAGCTTCATCCCGACCGCGACTTCGGCCAGATCGCCATGACCGACGGCCGGCTGGTCTATTTCCATCGCAACAGCGTCGTCGGCAACGGCTTCGATACGCTGTCGCTCGGCGATACGGTCGAGCTTGTGGTTCATTCCGGGGAGGGCGAGAAGGGCCCGCAGGCGAGCGCCGTGCGCCCCGTCGGCGGCCTCAAGTTCGTCGACAAGCCGTAAGAGCAGCGGACCGCGGGGCTCGCGCGCCGGGTGGCGCGCGTGCGCCCGCTCATCTGCTCAAGAGCTGACCCGGTACCTGGGACTGGCTCGACCGGGTCGCCCGCTCATTCGGCCCACCTGCTTATTCGGCCCGCTTGCGGCCCGTCACCATGGCGCGAACCAGATTCTCGCCATGCTCCCAGCTGGCGATCAGCACGCCGGCGATATGGGCGACAATCAGCACCAGCGTCGCGTTGACGGCGATCTCGTGCACTTCCTCGACCCATTTCACGCCCCAGTAGGCATTGGTCGTCATCATGAAGCCGGTGCTGCAGATGATGGCGATCATGGTCAGCAGCGCCACCACCATCGCGCCGCCGGCCGGATTGTGGCCGATGTAGCGCCTGGCGCGGAACGCCATGGTGTCGCGCAGATAGCCGAGCACCCGCGAGGGCCGGTAGACGAAATCGCTGAAGCGGGCATGGCGCGACCCGACCACGCCCCAGACCAGCCGGAAGGCGATCAGCGCGGCGATGCCGTAGCCGACATTGATGTGCAGCCGGTCCCACTCGTCGCCGCTGACATAGGCGACGAGGACGCCGCCGACGAGGGTCCAGTGGAAGATCCTGACCAGCGGGTCCCAGACACGCACGTCGGCCGGCCGCGTTTCGCGGCCGACCTCGGTGCCCACTGCCGTGGCGTCGGACATCAGTCGTCGTCCTTGGGCTGGACGACCGCACCGGTGACCGGGTGCAGGTAGAGCTCGGCCCGGGCGCCGTTCTTGTCGATGACCTTGAGCTCGTAGCAGCCGTCGTCCGCCTCGACCTTGCGGACCTCGTAGCCCATCTCGACGCCCTTGGCCTTCGCCGCGTCCATGCTCATCCACTGGTCGCGCGGCGTGTTGCCGCAATCCGCGTCATCGCTGGCATAGGCCGGCGCGGCGGCGGCGCCGAGGATCGCGGACAGGGCCAGGGCTTTCAGGACATTGCGCTTCATGCTTATCTCCAATCGTGGTTTCGACTTCGGTTCCAGCGGCGTCATCGCCGTTGTCGACAGGAGATACCGGAGCCTCGCTGACCGACCGCTGATCGGCCTTGTCAGCGTTTTGTCAGCTTGATCACGGCAGGTTCGGGCGATGATCAGACACAGCCTTTCAGTCCTGTTCCTGTCCGCGGTCCTCGCGGCCGCGCCGGCGATGCCATTCGGCGCGTTCGCCGACAGCGACCGGGGCAGGGACAGGGACCATGAAGACGACGACCACGATGCGGCGTGGGCGGCGGTCAAGCGCGGCGAGGCGCTGCCGCTTGCCGAGGTGATCGCCACGGTCGCCGGCCAGTTGCCCGGGGAAATCCTCGAGATCGAGTTCGATCGCGAGGATGGCCGCTGGCTCTACGAGTTCAAGGTCATCGACGGCAACGGCCGGCTGCACGAGATCTATGTCGACGCGGCCACGGCCAGGATCCTGCCGGACCGGGACGACTGATGCGCATCCTGCTGGTCGAGGACGACGACCGGATCGCCCGGGACGTCGACGCCGCGCTGAGCGCCGCCGGCTACGCGGTGAGCCGCGAGGCCGACGGCGAGGAGGCCTGGTTCCGCGGCGACACCGAGGCGTTCGACGCCGTGGTGCTCGATCTCGGGCTGCCCGGCATGGACGGCCTGTCGGTGCTGAAGCGCTGGCGCGAGGCCGGCCAGCGCTTTCCCGTCCTGGTGCTGACGGCGCGCGGCAGCTGGCACGAGCGCGTCGAGGGCATCGACGCCGGCGCCGACGACTATCTGCCCAAGCCTTTCCGGATGGAGGAACTGGTGGCGCGGCTGCGCGCCGTGCTCAGGCGCTCGGCGGGGCAGGCGAGCCCGATCCTCACCAACGGGCCGGTCAGCCTCGACACGCGGCAGATGAAGGTCAGCGTGAACGGCGTGCCCCTGGCGCTGTCGCCGCAGGAGTACCGGCTGTTGTCCTATCTGATGCACCACGCCGGCCGCGTGGTCTCGCAACTGGAGCTGACGGAGCATCTCTACGCCCAGGACTTCGAACGCGACTCCAACGCCATCGAGGTGCTGGTCGGGCGCGTGCGGCGGAAGCTCGGCGTCGACCTGATCGAGACGCGGCGCGGCTTCGGCTACATGGTGCCGGAGGCGGCCGGGTGAGCGGCCGCTCGCTCAGGCTCAGGCTGTTCGCCGGCGCGGCGATCTGGGTCGCCGTGGCGCTGATCATCGCCGGGCTCGGGCTGGCGCTGCTGTTCGAGCGCCACGTCTCGCGCCGCGTCGACGCCGAGCTGGAGACCTACCTGAACCAGCTTGCTGGCAACGTCGCCATCGCCGCCGACGGCGCCGTCACGCTGGCCCGTCCGCCCGCCGATCCGCGCTTCACCACGCCGCTGTCCGGCCTTTACTGGGAAATCCGCGACGAAAACGGCGACACGCTGCTGCGCTCGCGCTCGCTGTGGGACGAGACCCTCGACCTGCCGGCCGACGCGCTGGGCAACGGCGCGGTGCACCGCCATGTCCGGCCGGGGCCGGGCGACGCGACGCTGATCGTCCGCGAGCGGCAGGTCTCCTACGAACCCGGCGCTAGCAATACCGGAGCGGGCCTGCGCGACCTGCGCATCGCGGTCGCCGTCGACCGTGCCGAGGTGACGCGGGCCACCCGCGCCTTCGCCGGCGAACTCGCGCTGTCGTTGGCGCTGCTCGGCGGGGTGCTGCTGGCGGCGGCCTGGGCGCAGATCCAGTTCGGGCTGAAGCCGCTGGAGACGGTGCGCCGCGCCATCGGCGCGGTGCGCTCCGGCGAGACGGCGCGGCTGCCGTCGGATTTTCCCGCCGAGGTGGTGCCCCTGGCCCACGAGGTCAACGACCTGCTCGACGCCCAGGACGCCACCATCGAGCGCGCGCGGACCCGCGCCGCCGACCTGGCGCACGGGCTGAAGACGCCGCTTACGGTCCTGTCGAGCCATGCCGAGCGGGTGCGCGCGGGCGGCGACGACCAGGCCGCCGACGAACTCGCGGAGATCGCCGGCACCATGCGCCGCCATGTCGA from Microbaculum marinisediminis includes the following:
- a CDS encoding ABC transporter ATP-binding protein gives rise to the protein MDTRSTGTSGTRGSAPAGDAAIAVDRLTKRYGEVTAVDGISLTIAPGSVTGLLGGNGAGKTTTIAMLMGLVLPTSGTVRVLGVDMLRARHRVLHRINFQSPYVDMPMRLTVRQNLTVFGRLYGLDRLRDRIAALAEDLDLSHLLDRPCGRLSAGQKTRVSLAKALINKPELLLLDEPTASLDPDTADWVRGHLEGYRKRRGATILLASHNMPEVERMCGRVLMMKAGRIVDDGAPDALVARYGRATLEDVFLDVARGTGLAAQ
- a CDS encoding ABC transporter permease — protein: MDASTRPDFAAPPYRSVSPARTGAMVLRYLYLLKGSWPRVVDLVYWPTVQMLMWGFLQLYLSDKSGYFAQIGGTFIGAILLWDILFRSQLGFSISFMEEMWSRNMGHLMVTPLRPSEFAAALMAMSVIRLAIGLVPVSIMAVAFFGFNLWGLGLALVAFFVNLFLTSWAIGLAVSGLILRYGLGAEGLAWSATFLLLPLTAVYYPVSVLPEWLQWISLALAPTYVFEGMRALMIDHTFHAGMMVKALALNLLYFGLGFFAFLRLFDAGRRAGSILQLGE
- a CDS encoding polyhydroxyalkanoate depolymerase, which encodes MSYYQWYELTHAALSPARAVADATRLYYKNPLNPLTHTSMGRGVAAMMEMFERVTRRYGKPEFGIGTTLMGGMRVPVREDIVWERPFCRLIRFTKALPSGKDPGPKLLMVAPMSGHYATLLRGTVEAMLPDHDVYITDWIDARMVPMAQGTFDLDDYIDYVQNMLHVLGGDTHVMAVCQPSVPVLAAVALMETRNDPYAPLTMTLMGGPIDTRVNPTAVNRLAEERDLEWFRRNVIMKVPFPHPGVMRDVYPGFLQLGGFMSMNLDRHVAAHHELFTHLIEGDGDSAEKHRDFYDEYLAVMDLTAEFYLQTVDTVFIEHSLPKGEMVHRGNPVDTTAIRNTALMTVEGEKDDISGLGQTEAAHRLCPSIPDEKRVHYVQPKVGHYGVFNGSRFRAEIAPRIADFIRSNNGIVVKRAPAPKKIATAKSRGNGNGKARTAQ
- a CDS encoding DUF2852 domain-containing protein, whose amino-acid sequence is MKNFPIRPAWSPLTIALMVIGFIVWWPLGLAMLAWIIWGDRMIAWWDESQHRMTVRGSTGNEAFEEYRRAELDRLEAERQRIEKEAVDFQEFMRDLRKARDREEFDRFMAERRGAAKSGAPKKGKRSDSAPDAAGAMA
- a CDS encoding M48 family metallopeptidase, with protein sequence MPQRPRIIDPVESFDIVIDGQAVRIAIRRSTRARRYTLRLSHATGEPLLVIPPRGSLQRGLDFARSQTDWLRERLKRMPGLVLFEDGAEIPFRGKPHVLRHTGALRGLVQAQGRDAETGLTAIRVPGEIAHFPRRVTDWLKKEARADLEPAVFAHAARLRVKPKRIAIRDQSSRWGSCSANGTLSFSWRLILAPPLVLDYLAAHEVTHLVEMNHSPRFWRTLERIAPETPKAEAWLKAHGATLFRYGTR
- a CDS encoding CoA-transferase — protein: MAAQLGDILIEEIMIAAIARKLQGCGHIAVGVLSPIPGSAALLTRARAGARVSIIGSTHPDFRTDGGVDLFDSAGQGRIDAFFLSGGQIDGQANVNLTGIGAYPELDVRWSGAFGSAYLYFMVPRVILFRAEHSRRVFVPKVDFISAPGVSPANVHRPGGPHALVTNLCVMRFDRAAGRFTLESVHPGHTLEEVRDNTGFDFDAAADLAQTPLPHRETLALIRGTVARDIAGPYPEFARAVLGHAA
- a CDS encoding CoA transferase subunit A, with product MTQILTSADALVRLVPDGAKIAVFKDSGIPMEIARALVRRDARGLHLVTVPTSGEFADMLIGAGCVSVIETAGVSLGEFGPAHAFVRAVKAGAIEIRDSTCPAVYTGLQAAEKGIPFMPIRGLIGSDLLGVRPDYKVIGNPFADDDPIVAIPAIRPDVAVMHVPLADRFGNLWISRAHELKILAHASVLTLATAEEIVDDNLALDETRAPALIPGHSVAALAPAPNGAWPMDLPGRYAADTGHRRAYADRTRTPEGMATYLREVVFGETVAAE
- the hpf gene encoding ribosome hibernation-promoting factor, HPF/YfiA family — protein: METPVEIAFRNMDPSEFVEKRVRERVGRLEQFYDRITSCHVQIEAPHKHHTKGNLYEIRIEVRVPGTELTVNNKPGNVHAHEDIYVAIRDAFDAMERQLKKWKQKANADVKVHDAPLAGRIEELHPDRDFGQIAMTDGRLVYFHRNSVVGNGFDTLSLGDTVELVVHSGEGEKGPQASAVRPVGGLKFVDKP
- a CDS encoding cytochrome b/b6 domain-containing protein, coding for MSDATAVGTEVGRETRPADVRVWDPLVRIFHWTLVGGVLVAYVSGDEWDRLHINVGYGIAALIAFRLVWGVVGSRHARFSDFVYRPSRVLGYLRDTMAFRARRYIGHNPAGGAMVVALLTMIAIICSTGFMMTTNAYWGVKWVEEVHEIAVNATLVLIVAHIAGVLIASWEHGENLVRAMVTGRKRAE
- a CDS encoding PepSY domain-containing protein, whose product is MKRNVLKALALSAILGAAAAPAYASDDADCGNTPRDQWMSMDAAKAKGVEMGYEVRKVEADDGCYELKVIDKNGARAELYLHPVTGAVVQPKDDD
- a CDS encoding PepSY domain-containing protein codes for the protein MIRHSLSVLFLSAVLAAAPAMPFGAFADSDRGRDRDHEDDDHDAAWAAVKRGEALPLAEVIATVAGQLPGEILEIEFDREDGRWLYEFKVIDGNGRLHEIYVDAATARILPDRDD
- a CDS encoding response regulator transcription factor, giving the protein MRILLVEDDDRIARDVDAALSAAGYAVSREADGEEAWFRGDTEAFDAVVLDLGLPGMDGLSVLKRWREAGQRFPVLVLTARGSWHERVEGIDAGADDYLPKPFRMEELVARLRAVLRRSAGQASPILTNGPVSLDTRQMKVSVNGVPLALSPQEYRLLSYLMHHAGRVVSQLELTEHLYAQDFERDSNAIEVLVGRVRRKLGVDLIETRRGFGYMVPEAAG
- a CDS encoding sensor histidine kinase, with protein sequence MSGRSLRLRLFAGAAIWVAVALIIAGLGLALLFERHVSRRVDAELETYLNQLAGNVAIAADGAVTLARPPADPRFTTPLSGLYWEIRDENGDTLLRSRSLWDETLDLPADALGNGAVHRHVRPGPGDATLIVRERQVSYEPGASNTGAGLRDLRIAVAVDRAEVTRATRAFAGELALSLALLGGVLLAAAWAQIQFGLKPLETVRRAIGAVRSGETARLPSDFPAEVVPLAHEVNDLLDAQDATIERARTRAADLAHGLKTPLTVLSSHAERVRAGGDDQAADELAEIAGTMRRHVERAIAVARLSHRPSALIDVEPVVRRVAGALARTPAGERIQWDIAVPPGTRLAVDPEDLYEALGNLADNAVTWARGRIAVTVAPDADGTAIVVEDDGPGIPEADRETVLRRWERLDVSGPGQGRSGSGLGLAIVAEIAQAYGGDLTLGTAASGGLRAALRFPAPAAG